TTATTATTGTGATCAAAACCGACAATCACACCATTTTTCTCAAAGAAAGTTAAATCTTTCTTACCGTAATATTGTTTAAAATCAGAACCTAACGCTTTGAAGACATCCGCTTTCGTTGATTTTCCTACTTTTAAACCATTAAAAGTAAACTGATCCGCTTTTAAGCCTGCATAAAAATTTTGATCTTCTAAGGCATGATTATTCGGTATATTGAACTGACCATTATACGTATAATAAGGTGTTTGGTGTTGTGATGTCGCAGCATGCGCAGTATCAACACCTTGACTCACAGCCCCCGTCGCACCTAATAACATTGTTACAGATAATCCAGTCGCTAATAACGTTTTTGAGATGTTTTTCATTTCGATACTCCTTGTTCTCTTTATAATATTAAGTTGTTATAAAAACATTCCCTTATTATTATGTGGTTCATTTTAACAAAGAGATATGAAAATATCATCCATTTTAACATCATAAATTGGACGGATATGGGTATACTACTAGAGACGGATATCCGTTACAGATGACATTCCTTTTTGAAATGTTATACAATTACAAAGACTATGGAAGTGTAAGGAGAATGATTATGTCTAAAAAAGATAACTCTACATTAAGTGCCGTTTCATTTGTACTTTCAAGTGCAACAGTTGCCATTGACTCATACAATGAATCGAACTTTAAAAACAAAAATAAACAATTAAGCTATTTATCGTTAGGTATTGGGGTTGGCGATATGTTGCTTGATTTTTATCTTACATTCGGGGCAAAAAGTAATATCGCAAAAGCTTGGTCTCTATTATCATTAGGCCGTCAATTAAAATCATCATTAGAACGTTATAAAACCATTAAAGCATCTTAATTGTTTTAACCATCAAAGTTCATGATCCAAATGAATTTTGATGGCTTTTTTGTTTTTAAGCTTCTGTAGTGTCCTAGCCTATTATTGGCGGGCGCGAGCTATTTTTTCTTGCTTATAAGGCATTCGTCTCACTGTCCTATGTCAATGATTACATAACATGACGTTAACTTAAGTTAAAAATACAAAAAACGGTGATTTCCTACGAAACGAAAAGATCGTCTTTAGTAGGTATCACCGTTCACTGTTTAATTAATGAATATATTTAAATTGTCCTACGCTATAAGCAGGAATTGTACGATATGTGAGAATACCTGGGCTAGCGCTATAGTTCATTTCTGAAACTAAAATACTACCATCAGCGTTCACACGTTCAACATATGCAACGTGACCATAGTATCCCATGTCTGATTGTAAAATTGAACCAACTGCTGGACGATTATTAATCGTATAACCATCACGTGCTGCATTATCATCCCAAGCATTCGCATTCCACCAGTAAGTGCTAATGCCTTTGCCAGCAGCTAAACGTTTATTAAATACGTGCCACGTACATTGACCCCAGTCGTATAAATTAGAGTGGTTGAACACTGGAGAATAATAACCCGAACCTGTTGGTACAACAGGCGCTGATGGTTGAGTTGGTGTCGCAGCTGAACCACTAACTTTTAATGTTTGTCCTGGGAAGATTAAGAATGATGTTAAACCATTCAATGCCATAATATTTTGGTATGTTGTACCGTAACGTGCTGCAATTGCCGATAAAGAATCACCAGCTTGAACCGTATACGTTTGTGCCGAACCCGTTGATGTTGATGCTGGACGCGATGGCGTACGTGGTGTACGCGTTGGCGTTGGCGCCGAGGCTCTACCACTTACTTTTAGCGTTTGACCCGGGTAAATTAAAGTACTTGATAAACCATTTAAACGCATAATGTTTGTATATGATGTACCGTAACGTGCTGCAATTGAAGAAAGTGTATCCCCGCTACGCACTGTGTACGTAGAACCTGAACTTGAACCGCCAGTATTCGTTACTCGAGATGGGTTAGAAGACGTTCTGCCTCCTGACACTTTTAAAATTTGATCTGGGAAAATTAAATTCGAAGTTAAACCGTTGTAAGACTTAAGTTGAGCGATAGAAATGTTGAATTGATTGGCAATTGACCATAATGAATCGCCAGCTTCAACACGATACGTTGCAGCATCCGCATCATGTGCAGCTATGGCAGATACAGCCGATGTCCCAATCACCGCTGCGATAATTTTTTTTCGCACGCGCTTCCCCTCCTAAATAGTGAAATAAGTTAGACTTTTACTGATATACAAATTTATTATACACACACCTTTGCGAAAAACATATGACCGTTATATAACATTCTTATTACAAATACTTCCATCTAATTTACGTTTGAAATGAGTGTTGCCACTCTGATTTCAAATTTTAAAGGGTTTAACGGCATTTTCTCAAAAATCAAACGAACATCGCGTTGTAACAAATGAAATATTACAGAAAATTTAAGATATGAAACCTTCTTAAAAACGGCCATTTATAGCAATTAGGTTACGCTGTCTGGAACGACTTTCACGCTATGCACGATACACACATCAAGAATGCCTTCAATATGCGTATCCTACACATTGAAGGGATTTAATAGACTTTGGTATAGATATCTGACATGAATTAGCTCAATGGATTGGAATCCTCTATACTTTTGCGTTAAACGCTTGTTTTAAATCTTCTACTAAGTCTGAAGTGTCTTCGATTCCAAGTGATAATCGTACAAGCCCATCTGCAATGCCTTCTTTCGCACGCACTTCTGCTGGGATGGAGGCATGTGTCATTAAGCTCGGCACTGAAATTAAGCTCTCTACCGCACCTAAACTTTCTGCCAAAGTAAACAATTGTGTTTGTGTTACTAATTTCTTAGCTGTTTCTACATCTTTCACTTCAAATGAAACAATGCCTGGCATACCATCTGCTTGTTTTTGATGGACATCTCCATTTAAATGATTTTCCAAACTTGGATGATAAATCTTCGCTACATTGTCGTGTTGTTTTAACATTTCCACAATAGCTAGAGCGTTACGTTCAATTTGTTCTAAACGTAATCCTAATGTTTTCATCCCACGAACGAGTAAATAACTGTCCTGTGGACCAAGAACGCCTCCTGTTGAATTTTGTATAAAACCAATTCGTTCCGCAAGTGTCGTATCATTCACGACCACAAGGCCCGCAACAACATCACTGTGACCACCTAAATATTTGGTAGCCGAGTGTACCACGATATCTGCACCAAGTGTTAACGGCGTTTGATAGTACGGCGTCATAAAGGTATTATCAACCACAGTAATTAAGCCATGTTGTTTCCCTAATTGACTGACCGCTTCAATATCCGTCACGCGTAATAACGGATTCGATGGTGTTTCAATAAACAACATTTTTGTATTATCTTTAATTTTAGCTTCCACGTTATCAATATTTGTCGTATTCACAAAATCAAACGTAATGCCGTAACGGTTAAACACTTTCGTCATGACGCGATACGTACCACCATATACGTCAGACCCCACAATAATATGGTCACCTTGATCTAATAGCATGACTACCGCACTAATTGCTGCCATCCCTGAACCAAACGCAAACCCATGCGTTCCATGTTCAAGTGCTGCAATCACTGACTCCAATGACGTTCGTGTTGGATTCGCAGAACGTGAATATTCATAGCCTTGTCGTAACGCACCGATGGCATCTTGTTCGTACGTACTTGTTTGATAAATCGGTGTAGTCACCGCACCTGTATAAGGATCTGTCGTCTGACCACCGTGAATTAATAACGTTTTTTTATTCATTTTCCATTCCTCCATATGTAAATATATTTTTCGACATATAACGATCACTGCCATCGGGGAAGACAACAACGATATTTCCCCTTTGAATGCGTTGTGCGGTTTGAAGCGCCCCTTCTAATGCCGCACCTGATGAACTACCGACAAGTAGCCCTTCATAACGTGCCAAGTCTTTCACATGTTGAAATGCTGTTGCGTCTGATACGACTTCGACTTTATCAATCCATGTTTGTTCCAAAAATGTGGGCCACACTTCAACACCAATGCCTTCTGTGTCATGTTTGCCTTTTTCTTGACCACTCAAAATAGAGCCTTGTGGTTCTACTACTACGCATCGAATCCCCTGAGAAACAAAGCGCTCTGCCACTCCCGAAAAAGTTCCACCTGACCCTGCACCTGCGACGAAATAATCGATATCTGGTAGATCATTTAAAATTTCTGATGCTAATGTGTGTTGATATGCTTTAGGGTTTTCTATCGTTTCAAATTGATTCGTATAAAACGCATTATGTTCTATGGCATAAGCTTGTGCTGCTTGTCTTGCACCAGTCATTCCATCTTTATTTGGTGTGCGATAAATCGTTGCACCTAATGCGCGCATCACAGTCATTTTCTCTTCAGCAAACCCTTCAGGTGCGAAAATCACACATTGAATGCCGTATGGTTTCGCAGCTATTAATAGTCCTATACCCGTATTCCCAGCTGTTGCTTCGACCACTGTGCCTCCCTTTTTTAAATCACCTTTGTTTAACGCCTGTTCAATGAAGTACTTTCCTAATCGATCTTTAATACTCCCCCCTGGATTAAACATTTCCAATTTCGCATAGATGTGTACATCATCCGTACTGTAATGTGCCAAACGCACTAGCGGTGTATGTCCAATTAAATCCAAAAGCTTTGATGTCAATCTGCCTCATCCCTAATCCTTAGTTTTCTTGTATGAATTATAGTATATAAAAGCTAAAGATTCAATCTTCTGATACGTTTTTAAGGCGTTGTAAGGGAACCATTTAAAAGATGAGGTCAAAATACGCTATACTAAATAAAAAAAGAGGTGGTTGGCATTGCAAATCATTTCGAAAGAGACACTAAATGAACAAGAGATACACGCACTCGTTAACCTTTACGCCTCCGTGGGTTGGCATGGGCACACGCCTGAAAACATTACTACCATTTATAAACAAAGCACCCATATTCTATTGGCATATCACGATGAGGTCTTGATTGGGTGTGGCCGCGCATTATCCGATGGCGTGTTTAACGCAGCCATTTATGACGTTGTCGTGCGTCCAACATATCAACGTCAAGGCGTTGGTCAACGCATTGTGACCCACTTAGTTAGAGACATTGGTGAAGTTTCATGTATACATTTAATTAGCACACTTGGCAATGAAGCGTTTTATGCGCAGTGTGGTTTTAGGAAGCTAACAACTGGCATGGCCATTTATCAACATCCAAAATTAGCGACACAATATTTAGAATAGAGGTGCATGACATGATACGTGTTGAAACAGAGTTAGGTGATATCTTAGGTGAATCCCATCCTCATTATGATGTATTTAAAGGCATTCCTTATGCCATCCCACCTGTAGGAGATTTACGCTTTCAAGCTGCACGCCCCTATTCCAAGCGATTAGATGAATTTAAAGCGACGCAATTTGGCGCTGTGCCTATTCAGCCTCCAAATCATTTAGAATCATTTTTCAATGTAACGCCCACACACTACCCTCAAAGCGAAGATTGTTTAACACTCAATATTTGGCGACCACATGGCACAACGAACAGTGACCGCTTGCCAGTCATCATATACGTTTATGGTGGGAGTTTTGTAAATGGGCATAGCGCACTTGATATGTATAACCCAGAACACTT
The sequence above is a segment of the Staphylococcus hyicus genome. Coding sequences within it:
- the isaB gene encoding immunodominant staphylococcal antigen IsaB family protein, producing the protein MKNISKTLLATGLSVTMLLGATGAVSQGVDTAHAATSQHQTPYYTYNGQFNIPNNHALEDQNFYAGLKADQFTFNGLKVGKSTKADVFKALGSDFKQYYGKKDLTFFEKNGVIVGFDHNNKLMNLTLRINHINHSAKSIESHVKKGEVYHAKTTEVAFYPGNSIVIQAK
- a CDS encoding LysM peptidoglycan-binding domain-containing protein, with protein sequence MRKKIIAAVIGTSAVSAIAAHDADAATYRVEAGDSLWSIANQFNISIAQLKSYNGLTSNLIFPDQILKVSGGRTSSNPSRVTNTGGSSSGSTYTVRSGDTLSSIAARYGTSYTNIMRLNGLSSTLIYPGQTLKVSGRASAPTPTRTPRTPSRPASTSTGSAQTYTVQAGDSLSAIAARYGTTYQNIMALNGLTSFLIFPGQTLKVSGSAATPTQPSAPVVPTGSGYYSPVFNHSNLYDWGQCTWHVFNKRLAAGKGISTYWWNANAWDDNAARDGYTINNRPAVGSILQSDMGYYGHVAYVERVNADGSILVSEMNYSASPGILTYRTIPAYSVGQFKYIH
- a CDS encoding bifunctional cystathionine gamma-lyase/homocysteine desulfhydrase codes for the protein MNKKTLLIHGGQTTDPYTGAVTTPIYQTSTYEQDAIGALRQGYEYSRSANPTRTSLESVIAALEHGTHGFAFGSGMAAISAVVMLLDQGDHIIVGSDVYGGTYRVMTKVFNRYGITFDFVNTTNIDNVEAKIKDNTKMLFIETPSNPLLRVTDIEAVSQLGKQHGLITVVDNTFMTPYYQTPLTLGADIVVHSATKYLGGHSDVVAGLVVVNDTTLAERIGFIQNSTGGVLGPQDSYLLVRGMKTLGLRLEQIERNALAIVEMLKQHDNVAKIYHPSLENHLNGDVHQKQADGMPGIVSFEVKDVETAKKLVTQTQLFTLAESLGAVESLISVPSLMTHASIPAEVRAKEGIADGLVRLSLGIEDTSDLVEDLKQAFNAKV
- a CDS encoding PLP-dependent cysteine synthase family protein — translated: MTSKLLDLIGHTPLVRLAHYSTDDVHIYAKLEMFNPGGSIKDRLGKYFIEQALNKGDLKKGGTVVEATAGNTGIGLLIAAKPYGIQCVIFAPEGFAEEKMTVMRALGATIYRTPNKDGMTGARQAAQAYAIEHNAFYTNQFETIENPKAYQHTLASEILNDLPDIDYFVAGAGSGGTFSGVAERFVSQGIRCVVVEPQGSILSGQEKGKHDTEGIGVEVWPTFLEQTWIDKVEVVSDATAFQHVKDLARYEGLLVGSSSGAALEGALQTAQRIQRGNIVVVFPDGSDRYMSKNIFTYGGMENE
- a CDS encoding GNAT family N-acetyltransferase; translated protein: MQIISKETLNEQEIHALVNLYASVGWHGHTPENITTIYKQSTHILLAYHDEVLIGCGRALSDGVFNAAIYDVVVRPTYQRQGVGQRIVTHLVRDIGEVSCIHLISTLGNEAFYAQCGFRKLTTGMAIYQHPKLATQYLE